From Schaalia sp. ZJ405, one genomic window encodes:
- the trpC gene encoding indole-3-glycerol phosphate synthase TrpC, with the protein MSVLDDIIAGVLEDLAEREARIPLEEIKKHAQRADDPKDALAAFRSQPGAVSIISEVKRKSPSKGALASIPDPAALASIYEASGATAISVLTEQRRFGGSLDDFDAVRAAVDIPVLRKDFIVSPYQIHEARAHGADIVLLIVAALEQNVLVSLLERVHSLGMEALVESHSRLEALRALEAGARIIGVNARNLKTLTVDRGVVEQVVDVIPADVVAVAESGVTGPHDVFEYARWGADAVLVGEALVTSGHPSEALRDMVSAGQHPALETDRKARVRAAIREES; encoded by the coding sequence ATGAGTGTTCTGGACGACATTATCGCGGGTGTACTTGAGGATCTCGCGGAGCGTGAAGCACGCATTCCGCTTGAGGAGATCAAGAAGCACGCTCAGCGTGCAGACGATCCGAAGGACGCCCTCGCGGCTTTCCGTTCACAACCGGGCGCTGTATCAATCATTTCAGAGGTCAAACGCAAATCCCCGTCAAAGGGGGCGCTGGCATCGATCCCCGATCCTGCGGCTCTGGCCTCAATATACGAAGCATCTGGAGCAACAGCGATTTCTGTGCTCACGGAACAGCGTCGTTTCGGTGGCTCACTTGATGATTTCGACGCGGTACGCGCAGCCGTGGACATCCCTGTTTTACGCAAGGACTTCATCGTGAGTCCCTATCAGATTCACGAGGCCCGCGCTCACGGAGCTGACATTGTTCTGCTCATCGTTGCAGCTCTTGAACAGAATGTGCTTGTGTCTCTTCTTGAACGCGTGCATTCCTTGGGAATGGAGGCTCTCGTTGAATCACATTCACGTCTCGAGGCCCTGCGTGCGCTTGAAGCGGGGGCACGGATCATCGGGGTCAACGCTCGTAATCTCAAGACCCTGACAGTTGATCGCGGAGTCGTTGAACAGGTCGTTGACGTCATCCCAGCCGACGTCGTTGCAGTCGCCGAGTCAGGGGTCACGGGACCTCATGATGTCTTCGAGTACGCACGATGGGGAGCAGATGCCGTTCTCGTTGGAGAAGCCCTGGTGACCTCGGGCCACCCTTCTGAGGCGCTTCGAGACATGGTCAGCGCCGGTCAGCATCCCGCGTTAGAAACCGACCGGAAAGCACGGGTTCGCGCGGCAATTCGAGAGGAGTCCTAG